Proteins from a single region of Fundidesulfovibrio putealis DSM 16056:
- the secY gene encoding preprotein translocase subunit SecY, which yields MAMQGVENLARLPELKKKILWTFLILAVYRVGIHVPVPGVDTLALADFFQSAKNTLFGLFDMFSGGGLNKLSIFTLGIMPYISASIVMQLLTVVSPELSRLQKEEGAQGRKKITQYTRYGTVLITLIQGLGIAVGLESMTSPTGAPLVLHPGLGFKFMTVMTLTAGTVFLMWLGEQITEKGIGNGISLIIFAGIVAGLPRALINTFQLVGQGEMSLLVLLLLIVAMGGVLVAIVFMERGQRRIPIQYAKRMVGRKMYGGQTTHLPLRINTAGVIPPIFASSILLFPATIANFYQAEWVQMVSSWFSPSSIVYNLLFIAMIVFFCYFYTAIIFDPKQIAENIRKQGGFVPGIRPGQKTKEYLDRVLARLTLWGSMYISAVCVLPMILIAQFNVPFYFGGTSILIVVGVAMDFMSQLESYMISRQYEGLLAKGRIKGRA from the coding sequence GTGGCAATGCAAGGCGTGGAGAATCTGGCTCGTCTGCCGGAGCTTAAGAAGAAGATCCTTTGGACCTTCCTTATTCTGGCTGTTTACCGCGTGGGTATCCATGTCCCGGTCCCCGGGGTGGATACTCTCGCTTTGGCGGACTTTTTCCAGAGCGCGAAGAACACCCTTTTCGGGCTCTTCGACATGTTCTCCGGCGGCGGACTGAACAAGCTCTCCATCTTCACCTTGGGCATCATGCCCTACATCTCCGCCTCCATTGTCATGCAGCTGCTGACCGTGGTCAGCCCCGAGCTGTCCAGACTGCAGAAGGAGGAGGGGGCGCAGGGCCGCAAGAAAATAACGCAATACACCCGCTACGGCACGGTGCTCATTACCCTTATCCAGGGTTTGGGCATCGCCGTCGGGCTCGAGAGCATGACCAGCCCGACTGGCGCGCCGCTTGTGCTTCATCCCGGTCTTGGATTCAAGTTCATGACCGTGATGACGCTTACCGCGGGCACAGTCTTCCTGATGTGGCTTGGTGAGCAGATCACCGAGAAGGGCATCGGCAACGGCATATCCCTGATCATTTTCGCGGGTATCGTGGCCGGCCTTCCCAGGGCCCTCATCAACACGTTTCAGCTTGTGGGACAGGGGGAAATGAGCCTCCTGGTCCTTCTTCTGCTGATCGTGGCCATGGGCGGCGTGCTTGTAGCAATTGTCTTCATGGAACGTGGCCAACGGCGTATTCCGATCCAGTACGCCAAACGCATGGTAGGTCGGAAGATGTACGGCGGGCAGACTACTCACCTGCCCCTTCGCATCAACACCGCAGGCGTGATCCCTCCGATCTTCGCCTCGTCGATCTTGCTGTTCCCTGCGACCATCGCCAACTTTTATCAGGCGGAATGGGTGCAGATGGTGTCCAGCTGGTTTAGCCCCAGCTCCATTGTCTACAACCTTCTGTTCATCGCCATGATTGTGTTCTTCTGCTACTTCTACACCGCGATCATTTTTGATCCGAAGCAGATAGCGGAGAACATCCGGAAGCAAGGTGGTTTTGTGCCCGGCATCCGTCCTGGCCAGAAAACCAAGGAATACCTTGACCGGGTATTGGCCCGGCTCACCCTGTGGGGATCGATGTACATCTCCGCTGTCTGCGTGCTGCCCATGATCCTCATTGCTCAGTTCAACGTTCCGTTTTATTTCGGCGGCACGAGCATACTGATCGTTGTGGGTGTTGCCATGGACTTCATGAGCCAGTTGGAGTCCTACATGATCAGCAGGCAGTACGAAGGTCTGCTTGCCAAGGGTCGCATCAAGGGCAGGGCTTAG
- the map gene encoding type I methionyl aminopeptidase yields MKKFRGIFIKNDAEVNIMRQAGGIVAAILDELEKAVRPGVKTMLFEEMAMQLCKDYEVKPAFKGYLGYPFALCCSVNEEVVHGFPSNRELRDGDIVSFDMGVIHRGFYGDAAKTVPVGQIPDEVTRLLQVTRDSLFLGIEQAKVEANLYDISLAIQKHVEGQGYSVVRRFVGHGIGRHLHEKPEVPNFVPTGAGAVVLKPGMTLAIEPMVTMGGPEVEILADKWTAVTKDRSLAAHFEHTVVVTSDGPKILSQRLPA; encoded by the coding sequence TTGAAGAAGTTCAGAGGCATTTTCATCAAGAACGACGCCGAAGTGAATATCATGCGCCAGGCTGGCGGCATTGTTGCCGCCATTCTGGACGAGTTGGAAAAGGCCGTGCGGCCCGGCGTCAAGACGATGCTCTTTGAAGAAATGGCCATGCAGTTGTGCAAGGACTATGAGGTCAAACCTGCCTTTAAGGGGTACCTCGGCTATCCTTTCGCGCTGTGCTGTTCGGTCAACGAGGAAGTGGTCCATGGCTTTCCGTCCAACCGCGAGCTGCGGGACGGAGACATCGTGAGCTTCGACATGGGAGTCATCCATCGGGGATTTTACGGCGACGCCGCGAAAACCGTCCCGGTGGGCCAGATTCCTGATGAAGTCACCAGGCTTCTTCAGGTAACCAGGGATTCGCTCTTTCTCGGAATCGAACAGGCCAAGGTCGAGGCAAATCTGTATGATATTTCTCTGGCCATCCAAAAACATGTTGAAGGCCAGGGGTACTCTGTAGTAAGACGGTTCGTTGGCCACGGCATTGGACGGCATCTCCATGAGAAACCGGAGGTGCCTAATTTTGTCCCTACGGGGGCAGGTGCCGTGGTGCTTAAGCCGGGGATGACGCTGGCTATCGAGCCGATGGTCACCATGGGCGGCCCTGAAGTCGAGATACTGGCGGATAAATGGACCGCGGTCACCAAAGATCGCAGTCTTGCCGCGCACTTCGAGCATACCGTGGTGGTCACCAGCGACGGACCTAAAATTTTGAGCCAGCGCCTCCCGGCGTAG
- the rpmJ gene encoding 50S ribosomal protein L36 — MKVRPSVKKLCPKCKIIRRHGVLRVVCENPRHKQRQG, encoded by the coding sequence ATGAAAGTGCGGCCCTCGGTAAAGAAACTCTGTCCGAAATGTAAGATCATCCGTCGCCACGGCGTTCTGCGGGTGGTCTGTGAAAATCCCCGGCACAAACAGCGCCAGGGATAA
- the rpsM gene encoding 30S ribosomal protein S13 has product MARIAGVDLPRNKRMDIALTYIYGIGRTTALKILDTTGVDWTKRTDDLSSEEVNTIRKEIEANHKVEGDLRREVTANIKRLMEIGCYRGLRHRKGLPVHGQRTHTNARTRKGPRRAVMAKKKK; this is encoded by the coding sequence GTGGCCCGTATTGCTGGAGTCGACCTTCCCAGGAACAAGCGCATGGACATCGCCCTGACCTATATTTATGGAATCGGGCGCACCACTGCACTGAAGATCCTGGATACCACAGGCGTGGACTGGACCAAAAGGACTGATGACCTTTCCTCCGAGGAAGTGAACACCATCCGCAAAGAGATCGAAGCCAACCATAAGGTTGAAGGCGATCTTCGTCGCGAGGTCACAGCCAATATCAAGCGGTTGATGGAAATTGGATGCTATCGTGGACTGAGGCACCGTAAGGGCCTTCCGGTTCACGGTCAGCGCACCCATACCAATGCCCGTACCCGCAAGGGCCCCCGTCGCGCCGTGATGGCTAAGAAAAAGAAATAA
- the rpsK gene encoding 30S ribosomal protein S11 has translation MAARPRRTGKKEKKNIPVGVAHIQATFNNTIITFTDPRGNVVSWATSGGAGFKGSRKSTPFAAQVAAETAARKAQDNGMRTVGIFVKGPGSGREAAMRAINAAGFKVSFIRDVTPIPHNGCRPPKRRRV, from the coding sequence ATGGCTGCTAGACCGCGCCGTACTGGCAAGAAAGAGAAGAAGAACATCCCGGTTGGGGTGGCCCACATTCAGGCCACTTTCAACAACACCATCATCACCTTCACCGATCCCCGGGGTAACGTGGTGAGCTGGGCTACCTCCGGCGGTGCCGGTTTCAAGGGTTCCCGCAAGTCCACCCCCTTTGCCGCCCAGGTGGCCGCTGAAACTGCTGCCCGCAAGGCTCAGGACAACGGCATGCGCACCGTCGGCATCTTCGTGAAGGGACCCGGCTCGGGCCGTGAGGCCGCCATGCGCGCCATCAATGCCGCCGGGTTCAAGGTGAGCTTCATCCGCGATGTCACCCCTATTCCCCACAACGGCTGCCGTCCGCCTAAACGGCGCCGGGTCTAG
- the rpsD gene encoding 30S ribosomal protein S4: MARYTGPKCRLCRREGAKLFLKGDRCFTDKCAYERRPYAPGQHGRIRKKMSDYAVQLREKQKARRVYGILEEQFRSYFAEADRQKGVTGANLLINLERRMDNVVFRMGFANSRDQARQMVRHGLFILNGRRVTIPSIQVRVGDVVEVREKNRTSPSILEAQQVIARRGCPVWLEVDGAAFKGKVNAMPTREDIQLAVNEQLIVELYSK, from the coding sequence GTGGCTCGCTATACCGGACCCAAATGCCGTCTCTGTCGCCGTGAGGGCGCCAAGCTCTTCCTGAAGGGCGACCGTTGCTTCACGGACAAGTGCGCTTACGAGCGCCGTCCCTACGCCCCTGGCCAGCACGGCCGCATCCGCAAGAAGATGAGCGACTATGCCGTTCAGCTTCGCGAAAAGCAGAAAGCCCGTCGCGTTTACGGCATCCTCGAAGAGCAGTTCCGCAGCTACTTCGCCGAGGCCGACCGCCAGAAGGGCGTCACCGGCGCCAACCTGCTCATCAACCTTGAGCGCAGGATGGACAACGTCGTGTTCCGCATGGGCTTCGCCAACTCCCGTGACCAGGCTCGCCAGATGGTCCGCCACGGTCTGTTCATCCTGAACGGCCGCCGCGTGACCATCCCCTCGATCCAGGTTCGCGTGGGCGACGTGGTCGAAGTGCGCGAAAAGAATCGCACGTCCCCCTCCATCCTGGAAGCCCAGCAGGTCATCGCCCGCCGTGGCTGCCCCGTGTGGCTCGAAGTCGACGGCGCCGCGTTCAAGGGCAAGGTCAACGCCATGCCCACTCGCGAAGACATCCAGCTGGCAGTGAACGAGCAGCTCATCGTCGAACTGTACTCCAAGTAA
- a CDS encoding DNA-directed RNA polymerase subunit alpha, whose translation MLIRTGDRLINTRNWSELVRPEKLARDSKSSSTYGRFTCEPLERGFGTTLGNALRRVLLSSLQGAAIVSVSVEGIQHEFTTIPGVIEDVTDVVLNLKLVRLAMNTDAPQRLTLSVNKQGPVTAGDIGVNQHVTVLDPTQHICTLSEARDLKMEFEVRMGKGYVPADMHENIGQDIGLITLDSSFTPVKKVAYTVEQARVGQMTNYDKLVLDVWTDGSVTPEDAIAYSAKILKDQLSVFINFDEKESETEGSRSGDDHDLNPNLFKSIDELELSVRATNCLKSANISLVGELMQRSENEMLKTKNFGKKSLEEIRRVLEDLGLDFGMRIDNFETKYQEWVKRKQTNEA comes from the coding sequence ATGCTTATCCGTACAGGCGACAGGCTCATCAACACCCGCAACTGGTCCGAGCTGGTGCGTCCCGAAAAATTGGCGCGCGACTCAAAATCCAGCTCCACCTACGGCAGGTTCACTTGCGAACCGCTGGAGCGCGGCTTCGGCACCACGCTGGGCAATGCCCTGCGGCGTGTGCTGTTGTCCTCCCTGCAGGGTGCAGCCATCGTGTCGGTCAGTGTCGAGGGCATTCAGCACGAGTTCACCACCATCCCCGGAGTTATCGAGGATGTCACCGACGTCGTGCTGAACCTCAAGCTGGTGCGTCTTGCCATGAATACGGACGCTCCCCAGCGCCTCACCCTTTCGGTGAACAAGCAGGGGCCCGTCACCGCCGGTGATATCGGCGTCAACCAGCATGTCACCGTCCTGGATCCCACCCAGCACATCTGCACCCTCTCCGAGGCCCGTGACCTCAAGATGGAGTTCGAAGTGCGCATGGGCAAGGGCTACGTCCCGGCCGACATGCACGAAAACATCGGCCAGGACATCGGCCTGATCACCCTGGACTCCAGCTTCACTCCGGTGAAGAAGGTGGCCTATACGGTGGAGCAGGCCCGCGTCGGGCAGATGACCAACTACGACAAACTCGTTCTCGACGTCTGGACCGATGGTTCCGTGACTCCCGAGGACGCCATCGCGTACAGCGCGAAGATCCTCAAGGACCAGCTCTCGGTGTTCATCAACTTCGACGAGAAAGAGTCCGAGACGGAAGGTTCGCGCAGCGGCGACGACCATGACCTGAACCCCAACCTGTTCAAGTCCATCGATGAGCTGGAGCTTTCGGTTCGCGCTACCAACTGCTTGAAGAGCGCCAACATTTCCCTTGTTGGCGAGCTGATGCAGCGCTCCGAGAACGAGATGCTCAAGACCAAGAACTTCGGTAAGAAGTCTCTCGAGGAGATCCGCCGCGTTCTTGAAGACCTTGGCCTCGACTTCGGCATGCGTATCGATAACTTCGAAACGAAATACCAGGAATGGGTGAAGAGGAAGCAGACCAATGAGGCATAG
- the rplQ gene encoding 50S ribosomal protein L17, whose amino-acid sequence MRHSKGGKKLGRTSSHRKAMFRNMARSLLTYGQIKTTETKAMELRKVADNLVTLGLRNDLHARRLAYKVLENHQLVQKLFDEIAPRFNGAGGGYTRVYKLGLPRVGDCASMAVIELTRREDAAEAAPAAEQAGKE is encoded by the coding sequence ATGAGGCATAGCAAAGGCGGAAAAAAGCTCGGGAGAACCAGCTCCCACCGCAAGGCCATGTTCCGCAACATGGCGCGGTCGCTTCTCACCTACGGCCAGATCAAGACCACTGAGACCAAGGCCATGGAGCTGCGCAAGGTTGCCGACAACCTTGTCACTCTTGGACTGCGCAACGACCTGCATGCTCGTCGTCTCGCCTATAAGGTGCTTGAGAATCACCAGCTGGTGCAGAAGCTGTTCGACGAGATCGCTCCCCGTTTCAACGGTGCGGGCGGTGGATACACCCGTGTCTACAAGCTTGGCCTCCCCCGCGTCGGTGATTGCGCCTCCATGGCCGTGATCGAACTGACCCGCCGCGAGGACGCTGCCGAGGCGGCTCCTGCTGCTGAGCAGGCCGGCAAAGAGTAG
- a CDS encoding selenium metabolism-associated LysR family transcriptional regulator, with protein sequence MDIRRLEAFRKVYELGSFSKAGQDLFLSQPTISAHVLSLEQELGTQLFDRLGRTILPTQAGDILYKHALQAFAALESATAEIGLLQQRVAGEILIGGSTIPATYLLPQRLAEFRKLYPDVRVRLTVGDSQDIITAIQNGALALGVVGAMLPDPDLVFTHLQDDDLIIACSRSLPEYQAFVKSGAEQLPADLLHKWPWVLREQGSGTRRALELALSSLGLDLRTFSPAIEARSHEAVVQCALHGLGLCVTSRIAAAPCLAKGDLIPIEIPGLQMQRSFQIVRHAKRHLFPAMRYFIDFLNSSKG encoded by the coding sequence ATGGATATCAGGCGACTTGAAGCCTTTCGAAAGGTATACGAACTCGGCAGCTTCTCCAAAGCCGGACAAGACCTGTTCTTGTCGCAACCAACCATCAGCGCGCACGTCCTCTCCCTGGAGCAGGAACTGGGCACGCAGCTTTTCGACAGACTGGGGCGGACGATCCTGCCTACCCAGGCCGGGGACATCCTCTACAAACACGCGCTTCAGGCTTTTGCCGCGTTGGAAAGCGCAACTGCCGAGATTGGCCTCCTGCAGCAGCGCGTGGCCGGTGAGATCCTGATCGGCGGAAGCACTATCCCTGCGACCTACCTCCTCCCACAGCGACTGGCGGAGTTCAGGAAGCTCTATCCCGATGTCCGCGTTCGCCTCACGGTTGGGGATTCGCAGGACATCATCACGGCCATCCAGAACGGGGCTCTGGCTTTGGGTGTGGTGGGGGCCATGCTCCCTGACCCTGATCTCGTGTTCACGCACCTTCAGGATGACGACCTGATCATTGCGTGTTCCCGCTCGCTTCCGGAGTACCAGGCCTTCGTGAAGTCCGGGGCCGAGCAGTTGCCTGCCGACCTGCTGCACAAGTGGCCTTGGGTGTTGCGCGAACAGGGCTCTGGAACCAGGCGCGCCTTGGAGCTTGCCTTGTCGTCACTGGGGCTTGACCTGCGGACCTTTTCTCCGGCCATTGAGGCACGCAGCCACGAAGCCGTGGTCCAATGCGCCCTGCACGGCCTGGGGCTTTGCGTCACCTCCCGCATCGCTGCCGCGCCTTGTCTGGCCAAGGGTGACCTTATTCCCATCGAGATCCCCGGCCTCCAGATGCAGCGCTCATTTCAGATTGTTCGTCACGCCAAACGCCACCTCTTCCCAGCCATGCGTTACTTCATTGATTTCCTCAATTCCAGCAAAGGGTAG
- the selD gene encoding selenide, water dikinase SelD, which translates to MLKHPRLVDTVKAAGUAAKLAPGDLAAVLRDLDVADDPRLLTGTGDNEDAAVLSFPPGKALVQTVDFFTPVVNDPYRFGQIAAANALSDVYAMGGEPFAAMNIVCFPAKCMSLDILKEVLRGGFSKIKEAGAAMAGGHSVEDAEIKYGLAVSGLTDPDNFATNRGLRHGDRLLLTKPLGTGILATAVKAALPDSDRYEDAIWRVASRLNSVPGRLIREYGLRAATDVTGFGLGGHLLEMSKASGLEVELFAHAAPVIPDAYDLARQGFVPVGSHANRKYFAQGCVVDNGVDPLLLDLLFDAQTSGGLVLAVPEALVESVSQALIDAGDLAAPVGRVLDHTSLPGLLRVSP; encoded by the coding sequence GTGCTCAAGCATCCGCGCCTTGTGGATACAGTCAAAGCCGCCGGTTGAGCCGCAAAGCTCGCCCCAGGGGACCTGGCGGCTGTTCTGCGCGATCTTGATGTCGCTGATGACCCTCGCTTGCTGACTGGAACAGGAGACAACGAGGACGCTGCTGTGTTGTCTTTTCCTCCCGGCAAAGCCCTGGTGCAGACCGTCGATTTTTTCACGCCAGTGGTGAACGATCCTTACCGTTTCGGCCAGATAGCCGCCGCCAACGCTCTCTCCGACGTCTATGCCATGGGTGGTGAACCCTTCGCCGCCATGAACATCGTCTGCTTCCCCGCAAAGTGCATGTCTCTCGACATCCTCAAAGAAGTCCTGCGCGGCGGGTTCTCCAAGATCAAGGAAGCCGGGGCAGCCATGGCTGGCGGACATAGCGTCGAGGACGCGGAGATCAAGTACGGCCTCGCCGTGTCAGGGCTGACCGACCCGGATAATTTTGCCACCAACCGGGGGCTGCGTCACGGCGACAGGCTGCTGCTCACTAAACCGCTCGGGACTGGGATTCTGGCCACGGCGGTAAAGGCTGCGCTCCCCGATTCTGACCGGTATGAGGACGCAATCTGGCGGGTTGCTTCGCGTTTGAACAGCGTTCCGGGCAGGCTCATACGTGAATATGGCCTGCGCGCGGCAACAGATGTGACTGGCTTCGGGCTGGGCGGGCACTTGTTGGAGATGTCCAAGGCGTCCGGCCTAGAGGTGGAGCTCTTTGCCCATGCCGCGCCTGTGATTCCTGACGCGTACGACCTTGCGCGTCAGGGGTTTGTTCCTGTGGGCAGCCATGCAAACCGCAAATATTTTGCGCAGGGGTGTGTTGTGGACAATGGGGTCGACCCGCTCCTTCTGGACCTCTTGTTCGATGCCCAGACCTCGGGAGGGCTGGTCCTCGCCGTCCCTGAGGCCTTGGTGGAGTCAGTCAGCCAAGCGCTGATCGATGCCGGGGACCTCGCGGCGCCGGTGGGACGCGTGCTCGATCACACCTCGCTTCCAGGGCTCTTGCGTGTCAGTCCGTAG